A portion of the Symphalangus syndactylus isolate Jambi chromosome 13, NHGRI_mSymSyn1-v2.1_pri, whole genome shotgun sequence genome contains these proteins:
- the FCHO1 gene encoding F-BAR domain only protein 1 isoform X3, which produces MSYFGEHFWGEKNHGFEVLYHSVKQGPISTKELADFIRERATIEETYSKAMAKLSKLASNGTPMGTFAPLWEVFRVSSDKLALCHLELTRKLQDLIKDVLRYGEEQLKTHKKCKEEVVGTLDAVQVLSGVSQLLPKSRENYLNRCMDQERLRRESTSQKEMDKAETKTKKAAESLRRSVEKYNSARADFEQKMLDSALRFQAMEETHLRHMKALLGSYAHSVEDTHVQIGQVHEEFKQNIENVSVEMLLRKFAESKGTGREKPGPLDFEAYSAAALQEAMKRLRGSKAFRLPGLSRREREPEPPAAVDFLEPDSGTCPEVDEEGFTVRPDVTQNSTAEPSRFSSSDSDFDDEEPRKFYVHIKPAPARAPACSPEAAAAQLRATAGSLILPPGPGGTMKRHSSRDAAGKPQRPRSAPRTSSCAERLQSEEQMSKNLFGPPLESAFDHEDFTDSWVPRPGTPQSPPSCRAPPPEARGIRAPPLPDSPQPLAPSPGPWGLEALAGGDLMPAPADPTAREGLAAPPRRLRSRKVSCPLTRSNGDLSRSLSPSPLGSSAPSTALERPSFLSQTGHGVSRGPSPVVLGSQDALPIATAFTEYVHAYFRGHSPSCLARVTGELTMTFPAGIVRVFSGTPPPPVLSFRLVHTTPIEHFQPNADLLFSDPSQSDPETKDFWLNMATLTEALQRQAEQNPTASYYNVVLLRYQFSRPGPQSVPLQLSAHWQCGATLTQVSVEYGYRPGATAVPTPLTNVQILLPVGEPVTNVRLQPAATWNLEEKRLTWRLPDVSEAGGSGRLSASWEPLSGPSTPSPVAAQFTSEGATLSGVDLELVGSGYRMSLVKRRFATAVPPQGCTW; this is translated from the exons ATGTCGTATTTTGGGGAGCATTTTTGG GGCGAGAAAAATCATGGCTTTGAGGTCCTGTACCACAGCGTGAAGCAGGGGCCCATCTCCACCAAGGAGCTGGCAGACTTCATCCGGGAGAG GGCCACCATCGAGGAGACCTACTCGAAGGCGATGGCAAAACTCTCCAAGCTGGCCAGCAACGGGACCCCCATGGG GACCTTCGCCCCTCTTTGGGAGGTCTTCCGCGTCTCCTCGGACAAGCTGGCGCTGTGCCACCTGGAACTGACACGGAAGTTACAGGATCTCATCAAGGACGTTCTACGCTACGGCGAGGAACAGCTCAAGACCCACAAGAAG TGCAAGGAGGAAGTGGTGGGCACCTTGGATGCTGTGCAGGTACTCTCGGGCGTCAGCCAGCTCCTACCCAAGTCCCGCGAGAACTACCTGAACCGTTGCATGGACCAGGAGCGGCTGCGGAGGGAGAGTACCAGCCAGAAGGAGATGGACAAG GCAGAGACTAAAACCAAGAAGGCGGCAGAGAGCCTGCGGCGCTCAGTGGAAAAATACAACTCAGCCCGAGCTGACTTTGAGCAGAAGATGCTGGACTCAGCCCTG CGCTTCCAAGCCATGGAGGAGACACACCTGAGGCACATGAAGGCACTGCTGGGCTCCTATGCTCACTCTGTGGAGGACACGCACGTGCAGATTGGGCAG GTGCATGAGGAATTTAAGCAGAACATCGAGAACGTCAGCGTGGAGATGCTACTCAGGAAGTTTGCAGAGAGTAAGGGCACAGGCCGGGAGAAGCCAG GACCTCTGGACTTCGAGGCATACAGTGCGGCTGCCCTGCAGGAAG CGATGAAACGTTTGCGGGGATCCAAGGCCTTTCGCCTTCCGGGACTAAGCCGGCGGGAGCGGGAGCCAGAGCCACCTGCAGCTGT AGATTTCCTGGAGCCCGATTCAGGG ACATGTCCAGAGGTGGATGAAGAAGGTTTCACTGTCCGGCCTGATGTGACCCAGAACA GCACGGCCGAGCCCTCCCGTTTCTCGTCCAGCGACTCTGACTTCGACGATGAAGAGCCCCGCAAGTTCTACGTGCACATCAAGCCCGCCCCGGCCCGGGCTCCAGCCTGCAGCCCCGAGGCAGCTGCGGCACAGCTCAGGGCCACTGCGGGCAGCCTCATCCTTCCTCCTGGCCCAGGG GGCACCATGAAACGCCATTCTTCAC GGGACGCTGCTGGGAAACCCCAGAGACCTCGGTCTGCCCCCAGAACCAGCAG CTGTGCAGAGAGATTGCAGTCAGAGGAGCAGATGTCCAAGAACCTCTTTGGGCCGCCCCTGGAGTCAGCCTTTGACCACGAAGATTTTACAG ATTCCTGGGTCCCCCGCCCAGGCACCCCGCAGAGCCCGCCCAGCTGTAGGGCGCCACCCCCAGAGGCCAGGGGTATCCGGGCACCGCCTCTGCCAGACTCGCCGCAGCCCCTCGCCCCGTCTCCAGGCCCCTGGGGGCTGGAGGCCTTGGCCGGAGGAG ACCTGATGCCTGCACCTGCTGACCCCACAGCCAGGGAGGGCCTGGCAGCCCCACCCAGGAGACTTCGCTCTAGGAAGGTGTCCTGCCCTCTCACACGTAGCAACGGGGACCTG TCTCGTTCCCTGAGCCCCTCCCCACTGGGCTCTTCAGCCCCCAGCACTGCCTTGGAACGGCCTAGCTTCTTATCCCAGACAGGACACG GAGTCTCCCGGGGTCCGAGCCCTGTGGTCCTGGGCTCCCAGGATGCCCTGCCCATAGCCACAGCCTTCACGGAGTATGTCCACGCCTACTTCCGCGGCCACAGCCCCAG CTGCCTGGCTCGAGTAACTGGGGAGCTGACCATGACCTTCCCTGCTGGCATCGTGCGTGTGTTCAGCGggaccccacccccacctgtcCTCAGCTTCCGGCTTGTACACACAACCCCTATTGAGCACTTCCAGCCCAACGCCGATCTGCTCTTCAG TGACCCCTCCCAGAGTGACCCTGAGACCAAAGACTTCTGGCTCAACATGGCAACGCTGACCGAGGCCCTGCAGCGCCAGGCAGAGCAGAACCCCACCGCCTCCTACTACAACGTGGTGCTGCTGCGATACCAG TTCTCCCGCCCGGGTCCCCAGTCTGTGCCTCTGCAGCTCAGTGCCCACTGGCAGTGTGGGGCCACCCTCACCCAGGTCTCAGTGGAGTACGGCTACCGGCCTGGTGCCACGGCTGTGCCCACACCACTCACGAACGTCCAGATCCTACTGCCTGTGGGGGAGCCTGTGACCAACGTCCGCCTGCAGCCGGCTGCCACCTG GAACCTGGAGGAGAAGCGGCTCACTTGGAGGCTTCCAGATGTGTCCGAGGCAGGGG
- the FCHO1 gene encoding F-BAR domain only protein 1 isoform X4: protein MSYFGEHFWGEKNHGFEVLYHSVKQGPISTKELADFIRERATIEETYSKAMAKLSKLASNGTPMGTFAPLWEVFRVSSDKLALCHLELTRKLQDLIKDVLRYGEEQLKTHKKCKEEVVGTLDAVQVLSGVSQLLPKSRENYLNRCMDQERLRRESTSQKEMDKAETKTKKAAESLRRSVEKYNSARADFEQKMLDSALRFQAMEETHLRHMKALLGSYAHSVEDTHVQIGQVHEEFKQNIENVSVEMLLRKFAESKGTGREKPGPLDFEAYSAAALQEAMKRLRGSKAFRLPGLSRREREPEPPAAVDFLEPDSGTCPEVDEEGFTVRPDVTQNSTAEPSRFSSSDSDFDDEEPRKFYVHIKPAPARAPACSPEAAAAQLRATAGSLILPPGPGGTMKRHSSRDAAGKPQRPRSAPRTSSCAERLQSEEQMSKNLFGPPLESAFDHEDFTDSWVPRPGTPQSPPSCRAPPPEARGIRAPPLPDSPQPLAPSPGPWGLEALAGGDLMPAPADPTAREGLAAPPRRLRSRKVSCPLTRSNGDLSRSLSPSPLGSSAPSTALERPSFLSQTGHGVSRGPSPVVLGSQDALPIATAFTEYVHAYFRGHSPSCLARVTGELTMTFPAGIVRVFSGTPPPPVLSFRLVHTTPIEHFQPNADLLFSDPSQSDPETKDFWLNMATLTEALQRQAEQNPTASYYNVVLLRYQFSRPGPQSVPLQLSAHWQCGATLTQVSVEYGYRPGATAVPTPLTNVQILLPVGEPVTNVRLQPAATWNLEEKRLTWRLPDVSEAGGSGRLSASWEPLSGPSTPSPVAAQFTSEGATLSGVDLELVGSGYRMSLVKRRFATGMYLVSC from the exons ATGTCGTATTTTGGGGAGCATTTTTGG GGCGAGAAAAATCATGGCTTTGAGGTCCTGTACCACAGCGTGAAGCAGGGGCCCATCTCCACCAAGGAGCTGGCAGACTTCATCCGGGAGAG GGCCACCATCGAGGAGACCTACTCGAAGGCGATGGCAAAACTCTCCAAGCTGGCCAGCAACGGGACCCCCATGGG GACCTTCGCCCCTCTTTGGGAGGTCTTCCGCGTCTCCTCGGACAAGCTGGCGCTGTGCCACCTGGAACTGACACGGAAGTTACAGGATCTCATCAAGGACGTTCTACGCTACGGCGAGGAACAGCTCAAGACCCACAAGAAG TGCAAGGAGGAAGTGGTGGGCACCTTGGATGCTGTGCAGGTACTCTCGGGCGTCAGCCAGCTCCTACCCAAGTCCCGCGAGAACTACCTGAACCGTTGCATGGACCAGGAGCGGCTGCGGAGGGAGAGTACCAGCCAGAAGGAGATGGACAAG GCAGAGACTAAAACCAAGAAGGCGGCAGAGAGCCTGCGGCGCTCAGTGGAAAAATACAACTCAGCCCGAGCTGACTTTGAGCAGAAGATGCTGGACTCAGCCCTG CGCTTCCAAGCCATGGAGGAGACACACCTGAGGCACATGAAGGCACTGCTGGGCTCCTATGCTCACTCTGTGGAGGACACGCACGTGCAGATTGGGCAG GTGCATGAGGAATTTAAGCAGAACATCGAGAACGTCAGCGTGGAGATGCTACTCAGGAAGTTTGCAGAGAGTAAGGGCACAGGCCGGGAGAAGCCAG GACCTCTGGACTTCGAGGCATACAGTGCGGCTGCCCTGCAGGAAG CGATGAAACGTTTGCGGGGATCCAAGGCCTTTCGCCTTCCGGGACTAAGCCGGCGGGAGCGGGAGCCAGAGCCACCTGCAGCTGT AGATTTCCTGGAGCCCGATTCAGGG ACATGTCCAGAGGTGGATGAAGAAGGTTTCACTGTCCGGCCTGATGTGACCCAGAACA GCACGGCCGAGCCCTCCCGTTTCTCGTCCAGCGACTCTGACTTCGACGATGAAGAGCCCCGCAAGTTCTACGTGCACATCAAGCCCGCCCCGGCCCGGGCTCCAGCCTGCAGCCCCGAGGCAGCTGCGGCACAGCTCAGGGCCACTGCGGGCAGCCTCATCCTTCCTCCTGGCCCAGGG GGCACCATGAAACGCCATTCTTCAC GGGACGCTGCTGGGAAACCCCAGAGACCTCGGTCTGCCCCCAGAACCAGCAG CTGTGCAGAGAGATTGCAGTCAGAGGAGCAGATGTCCAAGAACCTCTTTGGGCCGCCCCTGGAGTCAGCCTTTGACCACGAAGATTTTACAG ATTCCTGGGTCCCCCGCCCAGGCACCCCGCAGAGCCCGCCCAGCTGTAGGGCGCCACCCCCAGAGGCCAGGGGTATCCGGGCACCGCCTCTGCCAGACTCGCCGCAGCCCCTCGCCCCGTCTCCAGGCCCCTGGGGGCTGGAGGCCTTGGCCGGAGGAG ACCTGATGCCTGCACCTGCTGACCCCACAGCCAGGGAGGGCCTGGCAGCCCCACCCAGGAGACTTCGCTCTAGGAAGGTGTCCTGCCCTCTCACACGTAGCAACGGGGACCTG TCTCGTTCCCTGAGCCCCTCCCCACTGGGCTCTTCAGCCCCCAGCACTGCCTTGGAACGGCCTAGCTTCTTATCCCAGACAGGACACG GAGTCTCCCGGGGTCCGAGCCCTGTGGTCCTGGGCTCCCAGGATGCCCTGCCCATAGCCACAGCCTTCACGGAGTATGTCCACGCCTACTTCCGCGGCCACAGCCCCAG CTGCCTGGCTCGAGTAACTGGGGAGCTGACCATGACCTTCCCTGCTGGCATCGTGCGTGTGTTCAGCGggaccccacccccacctgtcCTCAGCTTCCGGCTTGTACACACAACCCCTATTGAGCACTTCCAGCCCAACGCCGATCTGCTCTTCAG TGACCCCTCCCAGAGTGACCCTGAGACCAAAGACTTCTGGCTCAACATGGCAACGCTGACCGAGGCCCTGCAGCGCCAGGCAGAGCAGAACCCCACCGCCTCCTACTACAACGTGGTGCTGCTGCGATACCAG TTCTCCCGCCCGGGTCCCCAGTCTGTGCCTCTGCAGCTCAGTGCCCACTGGCAGTGTGGGGCCACCCTCACCCAGGTCTCAGTGGAGTACGGCTACCGGCCTGGTGCCACGGCTGTGCCCACACCACTCACGAACGTCCAGATCCTACTGCCTGTGGGGGAGCCTGTGACCAACGTCCGCCTGCAGCCGGCTGCCACCTG GAACCTGGAGGAGAAGCGGCTCACTTGGAGGCTTCCAGATGTGTCCGAGGCAGGGG